One genomic region from Desulfatibacillum aliphaticivorans DSM 15576 encodes:
- a CDS encoding RidA family protein, with translation MKEQISTGKAPAAIGPYSQAIKCNGLVFVSGQLAIDPESGEVKGDVKEQTKTVLANLSAILEAAGTGLANVLKTTVYLDDIGDFAAMNEVYATFFTDAPPARAAFEVAKLPKNALVEIEAVAAAE, from the coding sequence ATGAAAGAGCAAATATCCACGGGCAAGGCCCCGGCCGCCATCGGGCCGTATTCCCAGGCAATCAAATGCAACGGGCTGGTTTTCGTCTCCGGCCAGTTGGCCATCGACCCGGAATCCGGCGAGGTGAAAGGGGACGTGAAAGAGCAGACAAAAACCGTGCTGGCCAATCTGAGCGCCATCCTGGAGGCTGCGGGAACCGGCTTGGCAAACGTCTTGAAAACCACAGTGTACCTGGACGACATCGGCGACTTCGCCGCCATGAACGAGGTGTACGCAACCTTTTTTACGGATGCGCCTCCGGCCAGGGCGGCCTTTGAGGTCGCCAAGCTGCCCAAAAACGCGCTGGTGGAAATCGAGGCTGTGGCGGCTGCGGAATAG